The following proteins are co-located in the Triticum aestivum cultivar Chinese Spring chromosome 1A, IWGSC CS RefSeq v2.1, whole genome shotgun sequence genome:
- the LOC123123697 gene encoding uncharacterized protein, with product MAQGSDAAACRCSLPLLPLPPRRLLLVVLVAMLTVVLVAPPSARAAWVEDYPSGVPCGATIPVEQCDPGDAAANSACMDVCHYGGCRRGGRCVSLGFARGRGCHCRC from the exons ATGGCCCAGGGAAGCGATGCCGCCGCGTGCCGCTGCAGTCTGCCCCTGCTGCCACTGCCAccgcggcgcctcctcctcgtcgtcctcgtcgccaTGCTCACCG TGGTTTTGGTGGCGCCGCCGTCGGCGAGGGCGGCGTGGGTGGAGGACTACCCGTCGGGGGTGCCGTGCGGGGCGACGATCCCGGTGGAGCAGTGCGACCCGGGGGACGCGGCGGCCAACAGCGCCTGCATGGACGTGTGCCACTACGGCGGGTGCCGCCGCGGCGGCCGCTGCGTGTCGCTCGGCTTCGCCAGGGGACGCGGCTGCCATTGCAGGTGCTAG